A portion of the Streptomyces sp. NBC_01335 genome contains these proteins:
- a CDS encoding Yip1 family protein: MAGFRIGRGRDNRTPQQPQQARHPQQRQSYGGQAPQPPYGGQQWPQAGGNPAPPQYGAPRATPYGDGSGGYTSAPRGNDGRGQQPSGHGEPEYFGDPYQEPPRQDPYANNPGHTQAFSIGDDPYTDGGTYQAGTAPAQPAGPRLGWKDLLSGIVMRPGATFWQMRDYPVWGPALIVTFVYGLLALFGFDQAREEAINATISTAVPYVLFTGVGFVIGGLVLGAVTHTLARQLGGDGAWQPTVGLSMLIMSITDAPRLLFALFLGGENSFVQIVGWITLLAAGALFTSMVSKSHDLPWPKALGASAIQLIGLLSILKLGTI; this comes from the coding sequence GTGGCTGGATTCAGGATCGGACGCGGCCGGGACAACCGCACCCCGCAACAACCGCAGCAAGCGCGACACCCGCAGCAGCGGCAGTCGTACGGAGGGCAGGCACCGCAGCCCCCGTACGGCGGTCAGCAGTGGCCGCAGGCGGGCGGCAACCCCGCCCCGCCGCAGTACGGCGCGCCGCGCGCGACCCCGTACGGCGACGGCAGCGGCGGCTACACCTCCGCGCCCCGCGGCAACGACGGACGCGGGCAGCAGCCAAGCGGGCACGGCGAGCCGGAGTACTTCGGCGACCCGTACCAGGAACCCCCGCGCCAGGACCCGTACGCGAACAACCCCGGGCACACGCAGGCGTTCAGCATCGGCGACGACCCGTACACCGACGGCGGCACCTACCAGGCGGGCACCGCCCCGGCCCAGCCGGCCGGCCCCCGCCTGGGCTGGAAGGACCTGCTGTCCGGGATCGTGATGCGGCCGGGCGCGACGTTCTGGCAGATGCGGGACTACCCCGTCTGGGGCCCCGCCCTGATCGTCACCTTCGTCTACGGGCTGCTGGCGCTGTTCGGCTTCGACCAAGCCCGCGAAGAGGCCATCAACGCCACGATCTCCACCGCCGTGCCGTACGTCCTCTTCACCGGCGTCGGCTTCGTCATCGGTGGCCTGGTCCTCGGCGCGGTGACCCACACCCTGGCCCGCCAGCTCGGCGGCGACGGAGCCTGGCAGCCCACCGTGGGCCTCTCCATGCTGATCATGTCGATCACCGACGCCCCGCGGCTGCTCTTCGCCCTCTTCCTGGGCGGCGAGAACTCGTTCGTCCAGATCGTCGGCTGGATCACCCTGCTGGCCGCCGGCGCCCTCTTCACCTCGATGGTGAGCAAGTCGCACGACCTGCCGTGGCCCAAGGCCCTGGGCGCCTCGGCGATCCAGCTGATCGGCCTGCTCTCCATCCTCAAGCTCGGCACCATCTGA
- the dcd gene encoding dCTP deaminase, whose amino-acid sequence MLLSDKDLRNEIDSGRVRIDPFDPSMVQPSSIDVRLDRYFRVFENHRYPHIDPAVEQPDLTRTVEPEGDEPFILHPGEFVLASTYEVITLPDDLASRLEGKSSLGRLGLVTHSTAGFIDPGFSGHVTLELSNLATLPIKLWPGMKIGQLCMFRLTSPSEFPYGSERYGSRYQGQRGPTASRSYLNFHRTQV is encoded by the coding sequence GTGCTTCTCTCTGACAAAGACCTCCGGAACGAGATCGACAGCGGTCGGGTCCGTATCGACCCGTTCGATCCGTCGATGGTTCAGCCTTCGAGCATCGATGTGCGGCTGGACCGCTACTTCCGGGTGTTCGAGAACCACCGCTACCCCCACATCGACCCCGCCGTCGAGCAGCCCGACCTGACCCGGACGGTCGAGCCGGAGGGGGACGAGCCGTTCATCCTGCACCCCGGTGAGTTCGTGCTCGCGTCGACGTACGAGGTCATCACGCTGCCGGACGACCTGGCCTCGCGGCTGGAGGGGAAGAGCTCGCTCGGGCGGCTCGGGCTGGTGACGCACTCCACCGCCGGGTTCATCGACCCCGGGTTCTCGGGGCACGTGACGCTGGAGCTTTCGAACCTGGCGACGCTGCCGATAAAGCTGTGGCCGGGGATGAAGATCGGGCAGCTGTGCATGTTCCGGCTGACCTCGCCGTCGGAGTTCCCCTACGGTTCGGAGCGGTACGGCTCCCGTTACCAGGGGCAGCGCGGCCCGACGGCCTCGCGTTCGTACCTGAACTTCCACCGGACCCAGGTCTGA
- a CDS encoding integrase core domain-containing protein: MGSPPSARCLRKVCGFGKHTSRKFGRACRRLGVFRSMGRVGSCFDNAVSEAFNSVLKVEYVHRRTFATRAEAWIRIATWITDFYNPRRLHSVCDFKSPID, from the coding sequence ATGGGATCACCGCCCAGCGCTCGCTGCCTCCGCAAGGTCTGCGGTTTCGGGAAGCACACGTCCCGGAAGTTCGGCCGTGCCTGCCGCAGGCTGGGCGTCTTCCGGTCCATGGGGCGCGTGGGATCGTGCTTCGACAACGCGGTGAGCGAGGCGTTCAACAGCGTCCTCAAGGTCGAATACGTCCACCGGCGCACCTTCGCCACCCGGGCCGAGGCCTGGATCAGGATCGCCACCTGGATCACCGACTTCTACAACCCTCGTCGGCTACACAGCGTGTGCGATTTCAAGAGTCCGATCGACTAG
- a CDS encoding DUF7224 domain-containing protein: MRLATALRTTGAVWIAPLVLGWVWLVTAHEASNEPAYWAGNTVLVGHTLPFYAPACAAFAAWEAGRLRRAGVYRLGAVRGRYAIACGVLWPVVLLGVAAVVACLTTVRLQTGTAHDWPHPGVLAMAGYLIVVHTVVGYGLGMMLPRILATPVILVVDYLCLVMPVTVTSPMWLRELTGWLDAPYGDVTITVNPMALVVPMLMATGFLAAVLASAEIARWRRNRFVRIGAAAVVSAVCLGVFTASAVAPVRDWTGDPPPQARTDAPVCADGSPRVCVPLEAAASLGPLTEASKEVVPLLVGAGLKPPEELAFVSEAAHIDKQTWRLFLYRDMRDVDLKASVAASALPVIPPCDTSTDVQEGDVGTLAAWLMVKAGLDEEAIRGQYSEKRAADPRLASVVRKVTKLSPEEQLSWYTRNVRLLQQCKPAPETMPTAPSAEG; encoded by the coding sequence ATGCGCCTAGCGACGGCGTTGCGTACGACCGGCGCTGTCTGGATCGCGCCGCTGGTCCTCGGATGGGTGTGGCTGGTCACCGCTCACGAGGCGTCGAACGAGCCTGCCTACTGGGCGGGGAACACGGTTCTCGTCGGGCACACCCTGCCCTTCTACGCCCCTGCCTGCGCGGCGTTCGCCGCCTGGGAGGCCGGGCGCCTGCGACGGGCGGGCGTTTACCGGCTGGGGGCGGTGCGCGGCCGGTACGCCATCGCGTGCGGCGTGCTGTGGCCGGTGGTGCTGCTCGGCGTGGCGGCGGTCGTGGCGTGCCTGACCACCGTGCGACTGCAGACGGGTACGGCCCACGACTGGCCGCACCCGGGCGTTCTGGCCATGGCCGGGTACCTCATCGTCGTCCACACGGTCGTCGGCTACGGCCTGGGCATGATGCTGCCGCGCATCCTGGCCACCCCCGTGATCCTCGTCGTGGACTATCTGTGCCTCGTCATGCCCGTCACGGTCACGTCCCCGATGTGGCTGCGGGAGCTCACCGGGTGGCTCGACGCCCCTTACGGTGACGTCACGATCACGGTGAACCCGATGGCCCTGGTGGTGCCGATGCTGATGGCCACCGGCTTTCTGGCCGCTGTCCTGGCCAGCGCGGAGATCGCCCGGTGGCGTCGTAACCGGTTCGTACGGATCGGGGCCGCGGCCGTCGTGTCCGCGGTCTGCCTCGGTGTGTTCACCGCTTCGGCCGTCGCACCCGTGCGGGACTGGACCGGGGACCCGCCGCCGCAGGCCCGCACCGACGCGCCGGTGTGTGCCGACGGCTCGCCCCGGGTCTGTGTTCCCCTGGAGGCGGCCGCCAGCCTGGGCCCGCTGACCGAGGCGTCGAAGGAGGTCGTTCCCCTTCTGGTGGGTGCGGGGCTGAAGCCGCCGGAGGAGCTCGCCTTCGTCTCCGAGGCGGCCCACATCGACAAGCAGACGTGGCGGCTCTTCCTCTACAGGGACATGCGCGACGTGGATCTGAAGGCCAGCGTCGCGGCGTCGGCTCTTCCCGTCATCCCGCCGTGCGACACCTCCACCGACGTCCAAGAGGGGGACGTGGGCACGCTCGCGGCGTGGCTCATGGTCAAGGCCGGCCTGGACGAGGAGGCGATCCGGGGGCAGTACAGCGAGAAGCGAGCCGCCGACCCGCGCCTGGCGTCCGTGGTGCGGAAGGTGACGAAGCTGTCGCCCGAGGAGCAGCTCTCCTGGTACACGCGCAACGTCAGGCTGCTCCAGCAGTGCAAGCCCGCTCCGGAGACCATGCCGACTGCCCCTTCCGCGGAAGGGTGA
- a CDS encoding serine hydrolase domain-containing protein — protein MIDRIQALLDEGVRNKVCPGAVWAVGDSTGIRAGGATGVLDPDEPEHRMRPDTVFDAASLTKILAVWSSIGALWEDGRLDLDARLGSYWPDVAEYELGRITARQLLTHTAGVPLRAQLKNQYGTDHADIRKGVLREPLHRPPGEAVEYTDRAALILGFLAEHLSGMPLDQLATERTWRPLGMNTTRFGPLPTELVARSAPTELDQGTDTHLKGVAHDFSARLLGGVCGIAGAFTVAEDLAGFLRHMLTPATAGSAVGFGSDWTAQSLAIQTSGLEPARGLFWHPAPGTSHADDIWIHYGFTGTGMWISPAADRWAVLLTNKLYYTRDRQPLVDIRNTFRELIFSSAMEN, from the coding sequence ATGATCGACCGCATTCAAGCCCTGCTGGACGAAGGCGTCCGCAACAAGGTCTGCCCCGGTGCGGTCTGGGCCGTGGGGGACTCCACCGGCATCCGAGCCGGCGGCGCCACGGGCGTCCTGGACCCGGACGAACCGGAACACCGGATGCGCCCGGACACCGTCTTCGACGCCGCCAGCCTCACCAAGATCCTCGCCGTCTGGTCCTCGATCGGAGCCCTCTGGGAGGACGGCCGCCTCGACCTCGACGCCCGGCTGGGCTCGTACTGGCCAGACGTCGCGGAGTACGAGCTCGGGCGGATCACCGCGCGGCAGTTGCTGACCCACACCGCCGGCGTTCCCCTCCGGGCCCAGCTGAAGAACCAGTACGGCACGGACCACGCCGACATCCGCAAAGGCGTACTGCGCGAGCCACTGCACCGGCCACCGGGCGAAGCCGTCGAGTACACCGACCGCGCCGCCCTGATCCTCGGCTTCCTCGCCGAACACCTCTCAGGCATGCCCCTGGACCAGCTCGCCACCGAACGGACCTGGCGCCCCCTCGGCATGAACACGACGCGCTTCGGCCCGCTGCCCACCGAACTCGTCGCCCGCAGCGCCCCCACCGAACTGGACCAGGGCACCGACACCCACCTGAAGGGCGTCGCCCACGACTTCTCGGCCCGGTTGTTGGGCGGGGTCTGCGGCATCGCCGGCGCTTTCACCGTCGCTGAGGACCTGGCGGGCTTCCTGCGGCACATGCTCACCCCGGCGACGGCCGGCTCCGCCGTCGGCTTCGGCTCCGACTGGACCGCCCAGTCGCTCGCCATCCAGACCAGCGGTCTCGAACCAGCCCGCGGCCTGTTCTGGCACCCGGCGCCCGGAACGAGCCACGCCGACGACATCTGGATCCACTACGGATTCACCGGCACCGGCATGTGGATTTCCCCCGCCGCCGACCGCTGGGCCGTCCTCCTCACCAACAAGCTGTACTACACGCGCGACAGGCAGCCCTTGGTGGATATCCGCAACACATTTCGCGAACTGATCTTCTCCTCGGCAATGGAGAATTGA
- a CDS encoding PIG-L family deacetylase — MTDRPLTLMAVHAHPDDEATGTGGILARYAAEGIRTVLVTCTNGGCGDGPGGVKPGDPGHDPAAVASMRRRELEASREVLKISDLETLDYADSGMVGWPSNDAPGSFWRTPVEEGAARLAELMRHYRPDVVVTYDENGFYGHPDHIQAHRITMAALEMTALTPKVYWTTMPRSMMQRFGETLREFQEDMPEPDPAEAAAMAEIGLPDDEITTWVDTTAFSGQKFDALAAHASQGENIFFLKMGKERFAELMGVETFVRVKDGARDRVKDTTGAAVPENDLFAGLR, encoded by the coding sequence ATGACTGACCGGCCGTTGACCCTCATGGCAGTGCACGCCCATCCCGACGACGAGGCCACCGGAACGGGAGGGATTCTCGCGCGGTACGCGGCGGAGGGCATCCGCACGGTGCTCGTGACGTGTACCAACGGTGGTTGCGGTGACGGGCCGGGAGGCGTCAAACCGGGCGACCCCGGGCATGATCCGGCGGCTGTCGCCTCGATGCGCCGCCGGGAGCTGGAGGCGAGCCGTGAGGTCCTGAAGATCAGCGATCTGGAGACGCTGGACTACGCGGACTCCGGGATGGTCGGCTGGCCGAGCAACGACGCCCCCGGCTCTTTCTGGCGGACCCCCGTCGAGGAAGGCGCTGCCCGACTCGCGGAGCTCATGCGGCACTACCGACCCGACGTGGTGGTCACCTACGACGAGAACGGTTTCTACGGCCACCCCGACCACATCCAGGCCCACCGCATCACGATGGCCGCGCTGGAGATGACCGCGCTGACGCCGAAGGTGTACTGGACGACCATGCCGCGCTCGATGATGCAGCGCTTCGGTGAGACCCTGCGCGAGTTCCAGGAGGACATGCCGGAGCCGGATCCCGCCGAGGCGGCGGCGATGGCCGAGATCGGCCTCCCGGACGACGAGATCACCACGTGGGTGGACACCACCGCGTTCAGCGGTCAGAAGTTCGACGCCCTGGCCGCACACGCCAGCCAGGGCGAGAACATCTTCTTCCTCAAGATGGGCAAGGAGCGGTTCGCCGAGTTGATGGGCGTGGAGACCTTCGTACGCGTCAAGGACGGCGCCAGGGACCGCGTCAAGGACACCACCGGCGCCGCAGTGCCCGAGAACGATCTCTTCGCCGGACTGCGCTGA
- a CDS encoding phosphoribosyltransferase: MAAAEDRENLTYEGFGLAVRELAQAVADDGFEPDVVLSIARGGVFVAGGLAYALDCKNIHLVNVEFYTGVGTTLEMPVMLAPVPNVVDFTRKKVLIADDVADTGRTLKLVRDFCLDHVAEVRSAVVYEKPQSLVKCEYVWKKTDRWINFPWSVEKPVVRRTGQVLDS; the protein is encoded by the coding sequence ATGGCAGCTGCCGAGGACCGGGAGAACCTGACCTACGAGGGGTTCGGGCTCGCCGTGCGCGAGCTCGCCCAGGCGGTCGCCGACGACGGGTTCGAGCCCGACGTGGTGCTGAGCATCGCGCGGGGCGGTGTGTTCGTGGCCGGTGGTCTGGCGTACGCGCTGGACTGCAAGAACATCCACCTGGTGAACGTGGAGTTCTACACCGGCGTGGGCACCACCCTGGAGATGCCGGTCATGCTGGCGCCCGTCCCGAACGTCGTGGACTTCACGCGCAAGAAGGTCCTGATCGCCGACGACGTCGCCGACACCGGCAGGACGCTGAAGCTGGTCCGCGACTTCTGCCTGGACCACGTCGCCGAGGTGCGCAGCGCGGTCGTCTACGAGAAGCCGCAGTCGCTCGTGAAGTGCGAGTACGTGTGGAAGAAGACCGACCGGTGGATCAACTTCCCGTGGAGCGTCGAGAAGCCCGTCGTGCGACGCACGGGACAGGTGCTCGACTCCTGA
- a CDS encoding (Fe-S)-binding protein, whose amino-acid sequence MQLAAIIVSLVLTVVGVALISRAVAQIYRFVRLGQPVPAGSRTDNPKNRTITLAKEFVGHTRMNRWGIVGVAHWFVAVGFLTLGLTILTAYGQLFKADWVLPVLGGWLPYEAYTEFIALATTVGILVLIAIRQLNLPSRPGRKSRFAGSKMGQAYFVEAVILVIGLAIMTLRGLEGALHHVDGYEAAYFASYPLVAAFKGLSLSTLQNLVYLTAMIKLGVTMGWAITVGLNTNMGVAWHRFLAFPNIWFKRNADGAVALGELKPMTSGGKEIDFEDPGEDDVFGVSQVEQFSWKGILDFSTCTECGRCQSQCPAWNTGKPLSPKLLIMSLRDHAHAKAPYLLAGGGKDAEGNEKATEEQLKDVPAAALAEAERPLIGTAEAVSDSGFATGGVIDPDVLWSCTTCGACVEQCPVDIEHIDHIVDMRRYQVMIESAFPSEAGTMLKNLEKKGNPWGLAKKQRVEWTKEVDFEVPIVGKDVEDLTEVDYLYWVGCAGALEDRAKKTTKAFAELLHIAGVKFAIMGGDEKCTGDSARRLGNEPLFQQLGQENVAMLNMAFGEDDDDDSTKKAKATKKIVATCPHCFNTIANEYPQLGGEYEVIHHTQLLQHLVDEGKLVPVTPVEGLITYHDPCYLGRHNKVYTPPREIIKSVPGLRNEEMHRHKERGFCCGAGGARMWMEERIGKRINNERVDEALSLNPDIVSTACPFCLVMLTDSVNGKKNDGKAKESIQVVDVSQLLLESVKKPVEPEPEPRPEPEPEPAA is encoded by the coding sequence ATGCAACTCGCCGCGATCATCGTGTCGCTGGTGCTGACCGTGGTCGGCGTTGCGCTCATTTCCCGAGCCGTCGCGCAGATCTACCGGTTCGTCCGCCTCGGACAGCCGGTCCCCGCGGGCAGCCGCACCGACAACCCCAAGAACCGCACGATCACCCTGGCCAAGGAGTTCGTCGGCCACACCCGGATGAACCGGTGGGGCATCGTCGGCGTCGCGCACTGGTTCGTCGCCGTCGGCTTCCTGACCCTGGGCCTGACCATCCTCACGGCCTACGGACAGCTGTTCAAGGCCGACTGGGTGCTCCCGGTCCTCGGCGGCTGGCTGCCGTACGAGGCGTACACGGAGTTCATCGCGCTCGCGACCACGGTGGGCATCCTCGTCCTCATCGCGATCCGCCAGCTGAACCTGCCGTCCCGCCCGGGCCGCAAGTCCCGCTTCGCGGGCTCCAAGATGGGCCAGGCGTACTTCGTCGAGGCGGTCATCCTCGTCATCGGCCTCGCGATCATGACCCTGCGCGGACTCGAGGGCGCCCTGCACCACGTGGACGGCTACGAGGCCGCGTACTTCGCCTCGTACCCGCTGGTCGCCGCGTTCAAGGGGCTGAGCCTCTCCACGCTGCAGAACCTCGTCTACCTCACCGCGATGATCAAGCTCGGCGTCACCATGGGCTGGGCGATCACCGTCGGGCTCAACACCAACATGGGTGTCGCCTGGCACCGCTTCCTCGCCTTCCCGAACATCTGGTTCAAGCGGAACGCGGACGGAGCCGTCGCGCTCGGCGAGCTCAAGCCGATGACCAGCGGCGGCAAGGAGATCGACTTCGAGGACCCGGGCGAGGACGACGTCTTCGGCGTCTCCCAGGTCGAGCAGTTCTCCTGGAAGGGCATCCTCGACTTCTCCACCTGCACCGAGTGCGGCCGCTGCCAGTCGCAGTGCCCCGCCTGGAACACCGGCAAGCCGCTCTCCCCGAAGCTCCTCATCATGTCCCTGCGCGACCACGCGCACGCCAAGGCGCCGTACCTGCTGGCCGGCGGCGGCAAGGACGCGGAGGGCAACGAGAAGGCCACCGAGGAGCAGCTCAAGGACGTCCCTGCGGCGGCTCTCGCCGAGGCCGAGCGCCCGCTGATCGGCACCGCCGAGGCTGTGTCCGACAGTGGCTTCGCCACGGGCGGCGTCATCGACCCGGACGTCCTCTGGTCCTGCACCACCTGCGGTGCCTGCGTCGAGCAGTGCCCGGTCGACATCGAGCACATCGACCACATCGTCGACATGCGCCGCTACCAGGTGATGATCGAGTCCGCGTTCCCGTCCGAGGCGGGCACGATGCTCAAGAACCTGGAGAAGAAGGGCAACCCCTGGGGGCTCGCCAAGAAGCAGCGCGTCGAGTGGACCAAGGAGGTCGACTTCGAGGTCCCGATCGTCGGCAAGGACGTCGAGGACCTCACCGAAGTCGACTACCTCTACTGGGTCGGCTGCGCCGGCGCCCTGGAGGACCGGGCGAAGAAGACCACCAAGGCCTTCGCCGAGCTGCTCCACATCGCGGGCGTGAAGTTCGCGATCATGGGCGGTGACGAGAAGTGCACCGGTGACTCCGCCCGCCGCCTCGGCAACGAGCCGCTCTTCCAGCAGCTCGGCCAGGAGAACGTCGCGATGCTGAACATGGCGTTCGGCGAGGACGATGACGACGACTCGACCAAGAAGGCGAAGGCGACGAAGAAGATCGTCGCCACCTGCCCGCACTGCTTCAACACCATCGCCAACGAGTACCCGCAGCTCGGCGGCGAGTACGAGGTCATCCACCACACCCAGCTGCTCCAGCACCTGGTGGACGAGGGCAAGCTCGTCCCGGTGACCCCGGTCGAGGGTCTGATCACCTACCACGACCCCTGCTACCTGGGCCGTCACAACAAGGTCTACACACCGCCGCGCGAGATCATCAAGAGCGTTCCGGGCCTGCGGAACGAGGAGATGCACCGTCACAAGGAGCGCGGCTTCTGCTGCGGCGCCGGCGGCGCGCGGATGTGGATGGAGGAGCGGATCGGCAAGCGCATCAACAACGAGCGTGTCGACGAGGCCCTCTCCCTCAACCCGGACATCGTCTCGACGGCCTGCCCGTTCTGCCTCGTCATGCTGACCGACTCGGTCAACGGCAAGAAGAACGACGGCAAGGCCAAGGAGTCCATCCAGGTCGTCGACGTCTCGCAGCTCCTCCTGGAGTCCGTGAAGAAGCCCGTCGAGCCGGAGCCCGAGCCCCGGCCGGAGCCCGAACCGGAACCGGCCGCGTAA
- a CDS encoding ABC transporter ATP-binding protein — protein MPIGFQSVDFGYRRRVPVVQRFTIDFPRGRTVFLGPNGAGKSTVLSLAASVLRPDSGTVVYGRKTTTRRGDLTAFRRRIAWLPQQIESVPRLTAREQVAYVGWLKGMNRRDAWDRSLGALERVELADLAGQKVRRMSGGQQRRIGVAQSLVHEAEVLLLDEPTAGMDPRQRRVFHEILSGLDQHVVLSTHDVADLEETYDHVVVLDRGTVRFAGEVRDFLALAPHGTAPGRLAEAAYYATVREEGPVCA, from the coding sequence ATGCCCATCGGCTTTCAGTCGGTCGACTTCGGCTATCGCCGTCGCGTCCCCGTCGTTCAGCGATTCACCATCGACTTTCCGCGCGGGCGGACGGTGTTCCTCGGTCCCAACGGTGCGGGGAAGTCCACCGTGCTGTCGCTGGCCGCTTCCGTGCTGCGGCCGGATTCGGGCACCGTTGTGTACGGGAGGAAGACGACCACGCGGCGTGGTGACCTCACCGCGTTCCGGCGGCGCATCGCCTGGCTGCCTCAGCAGATCGAATCGGTGCCCCGGCTGACCGCCCGCGAGCAGGTGGCGTACGTCGGGTGGCTGAAGGGCATGAACCGGCGGGACGCCTGGGACCGTTCGCTCGGCGCGCTGGAACGGGTCGAGCTCGCCGATCTCGCCGGCCAGAAGGTCCGCCGGATGTCCGGCGGGCAGCAACGCCGGATAGGCGTCGCCCAGTCACTGGTGCACGAGGCCGAAGTCCTGCTGCTGGACGAGCCGACGGCCGGGATGGACCCCCGCCAGCGCCGGGTCTTCCACGAGATCCTGAGCGGCCTCGACCAGCATGTGGTGCTCTCGACGCACGACGTAGCCGATCTGGAGGAGACCTACGACCACGTCGTCGTGCTGGACCGCGGGACCGTCCGATTCGCCGGTGAGGTACGCGATTTCCTCGCTCTCGCCCCGCACGGCACGGCGCCCGGGCGCCTCGCGGAGGCCGCGTACTACGCCACCGTCCGGGAGGAGGGGCCGGTATGCGCCTAG